The Streptomyces sp. V4I8 genome includes the window ACAGGTCAGGTACTTGGCCTGGCCGGGCGGCACGTCCGAGAAGTGCACACCGCGCAGTACGCCCCGGCGGGAGACCGAACAGTTGGCCTGGGCCAGGGAGAGGTCGTAGCCGGTGGCGGCGCGGAACTCCGCGCCCCGGTACCACTCGTGGAAACTGCCCCGGTCGTCCGGGAAGACCTTGGGCTCCAGTGCCCAGGCCCCTTCGATGCCGAGCGACCGCATGCCGTCACCTCCTCCGGGCCCGGGCCCGCAGCCGGGCCGCCGTCCGCCCCAGGGCCGTGCCGAGCCCGCGCCGCGCCCGGCGGACGAGCCGTCGTAGCGCACTGGGGCGGGGAGTTGGCAGTACGCGCACTCCACCGGCCCCCGTGCGCAGGGCGAACGGGAGGGTGAGGAAGCGCGGCCCCGGCACGCCGAGCGCCGTCCGCCAGGTCGCTCCCCGCAGCACGCCGAGGGGCAGCACGGCCTCCAGCAGCGCCCCGGACCCGTGCGGGGACAGGGTGGCCGGCAGGTCACGGGTGGTGCCGGACGAGGTGAGACGGAGTGACACGGCGGTGCCCTCGGCGGGGACGTGGAGGGGGAGAAGTGCGCGCAGTCGGCCGCCCGAGGCCATGACGTCGTCCGGTGTGAGGGCGTGCAGGCCGAGGCGGTGGGTCGCGCGGTCGACGTCCAGGGCGAGGTTCGCGTGCGGTGCGGTCCAGTAGGGGAGGACCACGTGGCCGCCGGTCACAGCGGCGGACGGGGTGGGGCGGTTCGGTCGTGGGGCGGGGCCGAGGCGGCACTCCTTGGTCCAGCCGCCCAGTTTGACGCGGACGAAGGCGTCCCACAGGCCGGCCCGGGGGAGGGCGGCGGGGTCGACGGTGGCCGTCGCGCGCAGCACCAGCCGGACTTGGCCGTCGTCCCCGGCCGGCACCTCCTCCCGCGTGAACCGCACCGGCTGGAAGTACTGGGCGGCGCTGGCGCGCTCCCGCACCAGCAGGTCCGCGGTGGCCTGGCCGAACCGGCGCACGGTGTCGGCGTCCACCCAGGCGACGGCCGCGGCCAGGTCCTCGGGCGGGCCGTCGAGCGCCGCACGGTCCGTGCCGGCGGCGAAGGTCATCGGCTCACCGGCGGACGTGTACTCGGCCGAGAAAGCGACCCGCAGCGTGCCGTCCTCCCACACCACGCGTTCGGGGACGGCCGTGAGGGCGACACCGGCCTCCCACTCGGCGAAGGCCTCGACGTCGTCGTAGCGGTCGGCGGCGATCAGCGCGGCGACGACCTGCTGCGTCGGCTGCAGCCCGGCCGCGACACCGGGCCCGAAGCGCTCGACGACGACCCGGTGGATCTCCTCGAACAGCTCCCGCCGATAGTCCGCAGGCAGGGCGAGGAGGCGCCGCCCGCGCAGGCGCTCGACCATCTCCACGCGCAGCCAGCGCCTGAAGAGCCGGTCCCGCAGGCCGCCCGGCTCGGTGTGCCGCTCGACGACGTCCAGGGCCTCGCGGAGGTTCTTGAAGTACCCGCCCGGGTCGAAGCGCTGGAATCCGGCGTTCGAGGCGTCGTCCCGGCGGACGTGGTAGTAGCAGACGTAGTCGCTGAGCACCGAGACGTTGCTCGCGCGCAGATACGCCTCCGTGACGAAGACGTGGTCCTCCAGTCGCCGTCTGCCCTCGGGGAAACGCAGACCGGTGTCGTCGAGGAAGGCGCGGCGGAACATCTTGTGCGGGGTGAGGCTGTCGATCAGGGGCGCGTCGGCGACGGTCGCGCGGGGGTGGTTGCGGCGGAACAGCTCCACCGGCACCCCGCGGCCCTTGCCGGCCATCTTGCCGACCACGACATCGGCGCCGTTGGCCACGCCGTAGTCGTACATCCGCTCAAGGGCCTCGTCGCCGAGATAGTCGTCGTTGTCCACGAACATCACGTACTCGCCCCGGGCGGAGGCGATGCCGACGTTGCGGGGCTTGCCCGACCAGCCGGAGTTCTCCTGGTGGACCACCGTCACCCGGGGGTCGACGGCGGCGAGCGCGTCGAGTCGGGCGGGAGTGTCGTCGGTGGAACCGTCGTCGACGAAGATCACTTCGTACTCGTCCGGCGGAAGGGACTGCCTGAGCAGTGACTCGATGCAGTCCTCGACGTAAACCCCGGGGTTGAACACGGGGACGACCACGCTGACCTTGATCGGCATCGGTCTCCGAGCCCCCTAGGGGTCGCTGGGCGTTTGCGTCGGATTACGGCGTTCGTGGCCAAATCCTAACCCTGTCACGCCTTTTGTCCACCGCTCAACGACCGATGCCCCGCGTGGAGAACCGGCCCGAAGATCACCCCGCCGGTAGCCTGACGGCGTGCGACTGCTGCTGATGTCCGACACCCACCTGCCCAAGCGCGCCAAGGCGCTGCCCGAGGTGCTGCTCGCCGAACTCCCGCGCGCCGACGTGGTGTTCCACGCCGGGGACTGGGTCGACGCGGCCACGCTCGACCTGCTGGAGAGCCGCAGCGCCCGGCTGGTCGGGGTCCACGGCAACAACGACGGACCGGACCTGCGCGCCCGGCTCCCCGAGGTGGCGTACGTCGACCTCGGCGGCCTGCGCTTCGGCGTGGTCCACGAGACCGGGCCCGCCCAGGGCCGTGAGGCGCGCTGCGCGGCCCGTTTCCCCGACCTCGACGTGCTGGTATTCGGCCACAGCCACATCCCCTGGGACACCGTCGCCCCCACCGGCCTGCGCCTGCTCAACCCCGGCTCCCCGACCGACCGCCGCCGTCAGCCCCACTGCACCTACATGACCGCGACCGTGACCGAGGGCCGCCTCACGGACGTGGAACTGCACCGGCTGCCCCCGCGCTGACGGCCGCCGTCCACGGGGTATGCGCGGTGATCGGGCCCACCCTCATGCTCCCCGCGGATGGATGGCGCCGGCGGTCGCCGTCAGCGGGGCACCGCTGCCGCCCCAGCGCAGGGCGACGATCTCGGCGGCGACGGACACGGCGACCTCCTCGGGCGTACGGGCGCCGAGATCGAGCCCGACCGGGGAGCGCAGCCGGGCCAACTCGCCCTCACCGAGCCCCGCTTCGGCCAGCCGCCGCATCCGGTCGTCGTGCGTACGGCGGCTGCCCATCGCCCCGATGTACGCGGCCGGGCGGCGCAGTGCCTCCTCGAGGAGGGGTACGTCGAACTTCGGGTCGTGGGTGAGCACACAGATCACGGTGCGCTCGTCGGTGTCGGTGCCGCTCAGGTAGCGGTGCGGCCAGTCCACGACGACCTCGACGCCCTCCGGGAAACGTTTCGGGGTGGCGAAGACCGGGCGGGCGTCGCACACCGTGACCCGGTAGCCGAGGAAGTCTCCGATGCGGGCGACCGCGGCCGCGTAGTCGATCGCGCCGAACACCAGCATGCGCGGCGGCGGGGCGAAGGAGTGCAGGAAGACGGTGACCTCGTCCTCGCGGCGCTCGCCGTGCGGGCCGTAGTGCCGCAGGCCCGTCGCACCGAGGGCGAGTTCGCCGCGCGCGTCGGCGGTCACCGCCGCGTCCAGGCCGGGCGCGCCGAGCGTGCCGGCGACCCGGTCGGGCCACACGGCGAGCGTCGCCCCGTGCGGCGCGGGCCCGTCGGTCACCGTGGCCACGGTCACCGGACGGCCCGCCGCGACCGACTCCGCGACCTCGCCGAAGGAGGGATCCGAGTCGGCCGTGACGGGACGCACCAGCAAAGTGATCTCGCCGCCGCAGGTGAGCCCGACCGCGAAGGCGTCCTCGTCGCTGTACCCGAAGGTCTCCAGCCGCGCCTCGCCGCTCGCCACGACCTCCTGCGCGAGCTCGAACACGG containing:
- a CDS encoding metallophosphoesterase, encoding MRLLLMSDTHLPKRAKALPEVLLAELPRADVVFHAGDWVDAATLDLLESRSARLVGVHGNNDGPDLRARLPEVAYVDLGGLRFGVVHETGPAQGREARCAARFPDLDVLVFGHSHIPWDTVAPTGLRLLNPGSPTDRRRQPHCTYMTATVTEGRLTDVELHRLPPR
- a CDS encoding XdhC family protein; protein product: MRDILPVIGPWYTARVPFGLATVVATSRSAPRDPGAAMAVGPDDEVVGSVSGGCVEGAVFELAQEVVASGEARLETFGYSDEDAFAVGLTCGGEITLLVRPVTADSDPSFGEVAESVAAGRPVTVATVTDGPAPHGATLAVWPDRVAGTLGAPGLDAAVTADARGELALGATGLRHYGPHGERREDEVTVFLHSFAPPPRMLVFGAIDYAAAVARIGDFLGYRVTVCDARPVFATPKRFPEGVEVVVDWPHRYLSGTDTDERTVICVLTHDPKFDVPLLEEALRRPAAYIGAMGSRRTHDDRMRRLAEAGLGEGELARLRSPVGLDLGARTPEEVAVSVAAEIVALRWGGSGAPLTATAGAIHPRGA
- a CDS encoding glycosyltransferase; this translates as MPIKVSVVVPVFNPGVYVEDCIESLLRQSLPPDEYEVIFVDDGSTDDTPARLDALAAVDPRVTVVHQENSGWSGKPRNVGIASARGEYVMFVDNDDYLGDEALERMYDYGVANGADVVVGKMAGKGRGVPVELFRRNHPRATVADAPLIDSLTPHKMFRRAFLDDTGLRFPEGRRRLEDHVFVTEAYLRASNVSVLSDYVCYYHVRRDDASNAGFQRFDPGGYFKNLREALDVVERHTEPGGLRDRLFRRWLRVEMVERLRGRRLLALPADYRRELFEEIHRVVVERFGPGVAAGLQPTQQVVAALIAADRYDDVEAFAEWEAGVALTAVPERVVWEDGTLRVAFSAEYTSAGEPMTFAAGTDRAALDGPPEDLAAAVAWVDADTVRRFGQATADLLVRERASAAQYFQPVRFTREEVPAGDDGQVRLVLRATATVDPAALPRAGLWDAFVRVKLGGWTKECRLGPAPRPNRPTPSAAVTGGHVVLPYWTAPHANLALDVDRATHRLGLHALTPDDVMASGGRLRALLPLHVPAEGTAVSLRLTSSGTTRDLPATLSPHGSGALLEAVLPLGVLRGATWRTALGVPGPRFLTLPFALRTGAGGVRVLPTPRPSALRRLVRRARRGLGTALGRTAARLRARARRR